The genomic region ATCCATCGCTGTTACCGGTCCACAGCGACGGCGAGCAGCTCGCCCACCCCGTCAGCATCATTGCGCGCTTGTTGTTGGAGACCCAGTCGGCGGCCGAAAAGCCGCTGATGCGCCCGGCATACTCGCACCACCCGTTGCCCTGCGCGCACGAGCTTCCGAATCCGGCGATCGCATCGCCGTTCTTGCACGTGGTTTCGAAGCTGAGCGGACCGGCGACGTTGTACTTGCTGGTGCCGAGCGAATCGATCATGCCGTGAACGGTCACGACGCCGGCAATCCGGCTCTGCACGCCCCAGTCCTTTGTGCCGACTCCGCCGGTTCCGTAGTTCGCTGCGACTTCCATCGCGACGCGCCCGCCGGTGCTGTGGCCGATCAGGATGACGTTCTGTGCGGGCGACGGGTAGTAGTAGTTGATCTCCTTCGCGAGCCGGTAGCGCCATTCGTATGCGGTCGTGCACGGATCGCCCTGCGTGGTCGTCGTGCAACCGGGGTCGCCGACTTCCCAGTCGTCCATGTTCAGCGGGTTGGTCGAATCCGAAGGATGATACGGAGAAGGTGTTGCCGTGTAGAGGTTCGCAAAACGGCGATTGACGACGACGGTGTCGCCGGGATGCGCGGTCTGCCAGGCCGAGATCCTGGCCGGCAGGTCGGTGCCGATCGCGGTGTCGAGATCCTTCAGCGATCCGGCGGCATTCTGCCGGTCGGTGGTGCAGCCTTTGACGCCGTGCACGTAGAGCAGGTTGAGCGTGATCGTGCGCGCAGACGCTGTCGTTGCGCCGGCAAGAACGAGAACGGTGGATGCAAGAAGAGCGCGGCGCCAGTCTGTCATGAGAGCCTCCGTGGACGAGAGACGTCCGGCCTGCATAGCAGACGGGCCGTCGGCGAGTCTTTACGGAACTCTTACGCGCGCTCGGAAACCGCAAAGTTCCCGTCCGTTTTGCGGAAATCGCACTCCGGCGCCGCCGGGCGCGGTGCACGCGATTGCGTACGCGCCGCGACCGTCGGCAACGCTCTCGTCAGGTAGCCGTCGATCCGTTGCGATCGCGAAGCAGCGACTCGGATCGCCACCACTTCTCGATGCGTGCCGGTCGTCCGCCGGTTGCGCGCATCACTTCGTCGACGACGTGGTCGGCAACGGGGCTGCCCGAGAGATTGTCGAGCAGCCGCTGCGTGGCAGGGCGATCGAGATCGGTGAGCTCGAAGCGACGATGTCCTTCGCGCTCGCGCATCGCGTCAAGCACCACCGCGAGTTGCGGCGTCATGGCTGACCATCCGACCGCAATCAGGACGGGTGCCGACGCGCAGATCGGCAGCAGCCGGCGCAGCAGCGACAGCGAACCGGTGTCTGCACGTTCGACGTCGTCGAACAGCAGCAGCACCGGCCGGTCGGCGGCCGCCGCCCGCATGGAGATTGCGACCGCTTCGAGGAGCGAGTCATGAAATGCGTCGGTATCGTCGATCGATTCGGGTTCGGCCCATCGTCCGAGAAAAGGAACGATCGAGGCCAGGCTGCCGAGGTGCCGGCCCATCGCGAGCCGCACCGAACGCGAGTCGTAACGCGTGACGTAAGCGGCGACGACCTGCGCCCATAGCGAGTACAGCGAGTTCGTCGCGCCCGGAGCGGGGGCGGCCCGCAGAACTTCCATGCGCCGGCGGCGCGCGTACGTGCCGATTTCCTCGAGGAGCGCGGATTTGCCGACGCCTTCTTCGCCGGTGACTTCGGCCGTGCGCAGGTTGGTCGACGACAGCGCGTCGACGATCGCCTGAAGGTCGCCGAACTCGCGCTCGCGTCCGACAAACGGGTCGCCCGACCATGTGCCCGCTGCGCGCCGGCGCGTTACCTCCACCGGCCCGCTGAAGCGGTAACCACGACGCGCCACCGTAAGGATCATCGGCGGCCCGTCGCGCTCTTCGATGAGACGCCTCGCGCGATGCACGCAGATGCTGAGCGCGCCTTCCTGAACGTCGCGATCGGGCCAGAGCCGGTCGAGCAGCTCGTCTTTCATGACGACCCGGTCCCTGTGCCGGATCAGATAGGACAGCAGATCGAAAACGCGCGGCTCGACGGCAATCGGAATTCCGTCGCGCGAAAGCTCGCAGCGATGATCATCGAGCTCGAGCCCCGCAAAACGTACGCGCATCGTCGTCGGTTACCCTGGCGGGCAGGCGAAGAAGTGAACCCCGCGCCGAGGCAATGCAAGGTCCCGCCGGATGATGGCCGCCTCTACGATTTTTCCGGCAGCAGATCGAGAACCGATTCGGAGGGCCTGCACAGCCTGGTGCCATGCGGCGTCACGACGATCGGACGGTTGAGGAGGATCGGATAGCGCGCGACGAAATCGAGCAGCTCTTCTTCGCTCCACTTCGGGTCATCGAGTGACAGCGCCTGGTATTGGGCTTCCTTGGCTCGAAGCAGCGGCCGGATGCTTCCTCCGGTTGCCGCGGCCAGCTCGCGCAACGTGGCTTTCGACAACGGCTCTTTCAGATACTCGACGATCTCGGGCTCGATGCCGGCGCCGCGCAGCAGGGCCAGCGCATTGCGCGACGTGCTGCATGCGGGATTGTGGTAGATCCTGACGTCCTTCATCTCCCGCGCTCCGTGGCTTCATCGTTGCCGATTCGAAGGCCAACGCAAGGCCTCCCGGCTTTCCCGGACAGCGGCGTTCTATTCGTCGTGTGCATGCAGGTTCCGGCGCCCGGCGCGTGCAGGACAAAAAAGGGAAGCGCGCGTGGAACGCGCGCTTCCCCTTCTTGTGCCGGCAAAGTGCAATCCCTGCTGTTGATCAGTGACCGTTAATCGTCATGTCGACGGTCGCCCCAGCGATGATCGTCGCGATGATCATCGTCGCGGTCATGGTCCCAGCGGTGAGCGTCGCGGTCGTCGTGCCACCGGCGATCGTCGTGGTCGTGGTAGTACACATGGCTGCGATAGACGTGGGGTCCATATCCGTAGCCGCCCCGGTAGTACCCGTAGTACGGGTCCCTGATGATGCAGCCGGACGCGCCAAGCGCCACGAACAGCCCCAGCCCCGCCATCGTTACTTTCGTGCTCGTTTTCATGACCTCACCTCTGGCGGACCGAGCCGCCGGCCAAGAAGACCGGCAGCGGATCCGGCTTGTTCACGAATGCGCCGCGTCAACCGCAGATAGCCGGCAGACAGCCGGCCAATCGGGGTCTTTACAGCGCACGCGGTTTTGAGATTTGTCATGTTATTGCCCCCGCGAGGCTGGTGTTCCACACGTACTGACTGGTAAGTATGTTCACGGCCAAGCTCCTTTGGCCGCAACAAAACAGACCCTTGGAGGAGGGAAAACATGACCAGGCAACTTGCCCTGAGGAAGAGCTTTACGCTCTTCGCGACCGCCGGAGTGATCGTGATGGCTTCCCAGGCCATGGCGAGCACGCTGACGCAGAACGTTTCGTGGACCATCGATCGAAGCGGCACCACCACCAAGTATCGGATCACCGCTTACGGCGATTCGATCTATGCCGGCTACAACGGTTCGACGCTGAACGCGGCAAAGAACGCGGCGACGACGGTCGACGCCGAGTATCTTTCGGCCTTGTGGAACGCAGACATTGAAAACGTTCGTCGCTGCAAGTCGGGCGCAGTGGCTTCGGACATCTACAACAACAAGATCGTCGCCGAGCGTTCGTACATGCAGGCCACGAGCAACCGCGTGACCACGTTCGAGATGTGCGGCAACGACGGTCTTCAGGCGCGCAGCAGCTTCAAGGGACAGACCGGCACGTGCAACTATGGCGTGATGGACACGGCCCTGAACAACTGTACGACCTACCAGCAGAACGCAATGACGTACATCAACGCCAACCAGTACGCCGGTACGAAGCTGAAGGTCATCGCGAATCTTCACTATCCCGGCTACAACGCCGACAACGTGCTGAGCTCGTGCACCGATGCGACCACCGGTGCCAAGGTGAACCTGCGCGACAAGTTCCTTCCGTACATCGCGAAGATGAACTGGAGAGCATGCAATTTCGCGAACACCTACGGCTTCGCATGCGTGGACAATTTCGCCGAATACATGGGCGCCGACTACGACAGCAATGGCGACGGCCTGATCGACTCGGCGGCGCTGAAGTACGTGCCGGGCGAAAGCGAGGCGACCTACGTCACGCGCATCACGTCGACGCTGAAGTCGACGCTGCGTGACTCGAACACGCACTTCGCGACGTCCACGACCAGCTATGACTACATCCAGTCGGACGACACCCATCCCACCTACAACGGCGGGACGGTGACGGCCGGTCTGTTCGGCGGCACGACGGGAACCGGCGCGGCGCGCTACACGTCGTTCACCGGCGGAAAGAACCCGATCTGGAACCAGTACGGTCACGAGCGCTCGGGATGGGCGCTGTCGACCTGGAACCCGGCGACCCCGTAAGAGCCGAGGTCCGAACGAACGACAAAGGCCCCGTCCGGCAATGCCGGGCGGGGCCTTTTTTATGAAGTGCTCGCAGGCTCAGAGGCAATGACGACTGACGACTATAGAGCGCTCGTGGATTGTCCGTCGTCGCGAGAGATTCGCGCCACATGTCAACGTTAGTCCCGTTCGGGGGCGCATTTGCGCGGATCGGGTTTTTGACCGTCTGCTGACGCACTAGACTGGCGCGAATGACGTCGTCCCCCGCAATGCTGGTCATCCGTTTCATGCTTCGCTACCCGTGGCGCGTTGCCGCCGGTCTCGGTCTGGCGGTGGCCGGTTCGCTGCTGGGCTTTGTCTTTCCCGGGATCACACGCTGGTTTCTCGACGACATCATTCCGTCGGGTGATTCGTCGCGTATCGTGCCCGCCGTCCTGCTCGCGCTCGGCGCCATGGCGCTGCGGCAGCTGTTTTACGCACTGAGAACGGTCGCCAACAACGCGTTCGAGCTGCGCATGACGCACGACCTGCGCAGCGGCCTGCACGACAAGATCCAGCACCTGCCGCTGAAGTGGTTCGACCGCCAGACGACCGGCGACATCCTGATGCGGATGTCGAACGACGTGCCGGCCACGCAGCGTGTGATCATCGAGGGAATCGACCAGACCGCTCCGGCGCTGATCCAGATTGCCGTCACGATCGGAGTGATGCTGTGGGTGCATCCGAGCCTGGCGCTGGTCACGATGATCCCGGTGCCGCTGATCGCATCCGGCGGCTGGATCTACAGCCGCTGGGTCCAGCCGCGCGCCAACGAGGCCCGCGATTCGGCAGGCGACCTCAGCGCCCTGCTGCACGACAACATCGCCGGCATCCGCCAGATCAAGAGCTACACGCTGGAGCCGGAAAAGCAGCATGCGTTCGACCAGTCGAGCATGGTCTATCGCAGGCAGCAGACGCGCCTTCAGCGGGCGTGGGCCATCTACGGACCGATGATGGGTTTCTTCGGAGACGCGGGGCTCATCCTTCTGATCGGCTTCGGTTCGTGGTGGTGCATCCAGAAGGACATCTCGGTCGGCCAGCTCGTGCAGTTCCTGATGCTGCTGGCGATGCTTTACGAGCCGATCGGGAGGCTCCACACGCTGATGAGCTCGTTGATGACCGGCCTGATCAGTGCCCCGCGGGTGTTCGAGATCCTCAAGATGGAAGAAAGCGAGGATCTGCAGAGCGGCCGGCAGCTCACGCACGTCGACGGCGCCATCCGCTTCGACGACGTCTGTTTCCAGTACGACGAGCACCGCCTGGTGCTCGATCACGTGTTCATGGACGTACGCCCTCGCCAGACCGTTGCTCTCGTCGGCGCGACCGGTTCGGGAAAGTCGACGATGTTCCAGCTGCTGACGCGGCTCTACGAGCCGACGCACGGCGCAATTCTTCTCGACGGCACGCCGATCGGCGAGTTCAGCAAGGCGAGCCTTCGCGATGCGATCGGCTACGTGTCGCAGGACAGCTACATGTTCAACACGACCGTGCGCGAGAACCTGCTGCTCGGAAAGTTCGATGCCACCGAGGAGGAGCTGTGGGAGGCGCTGCGGCATGCGTCGGCGGATGAATTCGTCGAGCGGCTGGAGGGCGGTCTCGACGCCGAGGTCGGCGAACGCGGCAGTCATCTGAGCGGCGGCGAGCGCCAGCGCCTGTCGATCGCCCGCGCATTCCTGAAGGACGCGCCGATCCTGCTGCTCGACGAAGCCACCAGCGCTGTCGACGCGAAGAGCGAACGCCTCATCCAGTCGGCGCTGCGCAAGCTGCGGCACGACCGCACGTGCCTCATCATCGCGCACCGGCTTTCCACGGTTCGAGATGCCGACCAGATCTACGTGCTGCGCGCGGGAAAGGTCATCAGCCACGGCACCCACGACGAGCTGGTGCGAAGCTGCGATTACTATGCGGAGCTTGCGCGGCTGAGTTTCGGAGCCTCGGCCGCCGAAGAAGCGGCCTAGCCGGACTCAGCGCGTCGAAGCGATATCAGCGCGAAGTCAGCGGCAGTCGCCGATCCTGCGACCTTTGAACGCTCCGGTTACCGGAATCTCGAGCGCACCGAGGGCGACCGTCATCTCGACGGATCCCGCGACGGCGACCGGCGACGAGCGCAGCGAACCGGTTCCCGTCATCGGTCCGGCCGGCGTGTCGCAGCGCATTTTCCATCGGGCCGTAGGACCGTGAATGACCGCGTTCGAGATCCGGCACTGTTGCATCTTTGCGTTGACGCGCTCGGCCGTGATGACGCGGTCGCGAACGCACGTGCGCTCGACCTGGCGAATCGGTTCGCCGCGAAGTGGATCGGGCATCGACCAGGTGACCTCCCACAGCCCGGGCTCTACGGGCAGACCTTCGGCGTGCACCGAGCGCGACGCGGCAACGAGCACGGCCGCCGCGAACAACACGCGCACGAATGACCGCAAATTCCCCGCTGCGAGCACCGCACCGACCAATGACCTGAGCCTCCCCGCCTCCACACGCCGAGGGTACCCGCGCAGGATCCGTGCGTCTACATCGACGCCGACACGAAAAACCGCCGCTGAAAAAAATTCCGTGGTGCGATCTTGACCGGAAATCGGGCTTGCTTAATTTCGCGCGCAAAAAAAGACGCCCGCCCGATCCGGTGCGCCGGCGTCGAGGAGGCCAACTCATGTCCAACCGTTTCATCCGTCCTGCCTTCATCGCCGCAATCGTCGCCGGCGTTTCGGCATCGCTTGCCGTGCCTGCGTGCTTCGCTGCGGACGCTCCGGCGACGGGCAAAAAGGAAGCTGCAGCGGCCGAGGCGCCGCAACGGGCAAAGCTCACGACGCTCAGCTGCACGAACCTCAAGCTGAAGGCTGCGTGGAAGGGAGCCGGAGTTACCGTGGTCGACTACTACGCCGCCGGCACTCCCGTGCTTCAGGTCAGGCAGGATCCTTCGCCGGCCCAGACCAGCACCGAGATCACGTTCGGCAAGGAGTGGGGCGGGCGCACGGTGGACGTGCGGATCTGGGACAAGGACATCAAGCTCCTCGACACCGAATCGGTGGACTGCAAGGCGCCAGCCTGACGGCGCACTCTCACAGCGCGCAAAAGAAACGGCCCGCCTCCTTCCGGAAGCGGGCCGCTTTTTTCTGTCCCGCAGTCGACAGCCGAGAGACTGCCTTCTGAACGTCGCGCTCGCGCGCTCCTACTCAGCAGTCGTAGTACAGCTCGAACTCGTGCGGATGCGGGCGAAGGCGGATCGCGTCGATCTCCTTCTCGCGCTTGTGCTCGATCCACGTCTCGATGAAGTCCTCGCTGAAGACGTCGCCCTTGAGCATGAACGCGTGGTCCTTCTCGAGAGCGGCGAGCGCGTCGGCCAGCGAGCCCGGGACG from Candidatus Limnocylindrales bacterium harbors:
- a CDS encoding AAA family ATPase yields the protein MRVRFAGLELDDHRCELSRDGIPIAVEPRVFDLLSYLIRHRDRVVMKDELLDRLWPDRDVQEGALSICVHRARRLIEERDGPPMILTVARRGYRFSGPVEVTRRRAAGTWSGDPFVGREREFGDLQAIVDALSSTNLRTAEVTGEEGVGKSALLEEIGTYARRRRMEVLRAAPAPGATNSLYSLWAQVVAAYVTRYDSRSVRLAMGRHLGSLASIVPFLGRWAEPESIDDTDAFHDSLLEAVAISMRAAAADRPVLLLFDDVERADTGSLSLLRRLLPICASAPVLIAVGWSAMTPQLAVVLDAMREREGHRRFELTDLDRPATQRLLDNLSGSPVADHVVDEVMRATGGRPARIEKWWRSESLLRDRNGSTAT
- the arsC gene encoding arsenate reductase (glutaredoxin) (This arsenate reductase requires both glutathione and glutaredoxin to convert arsenate to arsenite, after which the efflux transporter formed by ArsA and ArsB can extrude the arsenite from the cell, providing resistance.) yields the protein MKDVRIYHNPACSTSRNALALLRGAGIEPEIVEYLKEPLSKATLRELAAATGGSIRPLLRAKEAQYQALSLDDPKWSEEELLDFVARYPILLNRPIVVTPHGTRLCRPSESVLDLLPEKS
- a CDS encoding ABC transporter ATP-binding protein encodes the protein MTSSPAMLVIRFMLRYPWRVAAGLGLAVAGSLLGFVFPGITRWFLDDIIPSGDSSRIVPAVLLALGAMALRQLFYALRTVANNAFELRMTHDLRSGLHDKIQHLPLKWFDRQTTGDILMRMSNDVPATQRVIIEGIDQTAPALIQIAVTIGVMLWVHPSLALVTMIPVPLIASGGWIYSRWVQPRANEARDSAGDLSALLHDNIAGIRQIKSYTLEPEKQHAFDQSSMVYRRQQTRLQRAWAIYGPMMGFFGDAGLILLIGFGSWWCIQKDISVGQLVQFLMLLAMLYEPIGRLHTLMSSLMTGLISAPRVFEILKMEESEDLQSGRQLTHVDGAIRFDDVCFQYDEHRLVLDHVFMDVRPRQTVALVGATGSGKSTMFQLLTRLYEPTHGAILLDGTPIGEFSKASLRDAIGYVSQDSYMFNTTVRENLLLGKFDATEEELWEALRHASADEFVERLEGGLDAEVGERGSHLSGGERQRLSIARAFLKDAPILLLDEATSAVDAKSERLIQSALRKLRHDRTCLIIAHRLSTVRDADQIYVLRAGKVISHGTHDELVRSCDYYAELARLSFGASAAEEAA
- a CDS encoding DUF3617 family protein, whose protein sequence is MRVLFAAAVLVAASRSVHAEGLPVEPGLWEVTWSMPDPLRGEPIRQVERTCVRDRVITAERVNAKMQQCRISNAVIHGPTARWKMRCDTPAGPMTGTGSLRSSPVAVAGSVEMTVALGALEIPVTGAFKGRRIGDCR